A region of Etheostoma spectabile isolate EspeVRDwgs_2016 unplaced genomic scaffold, UIUC_Espe_1.0 scaffold00005278, whole genome shotgun sequence DNA encodes the following proteins:
- the LOC116677568 gene encoding uncharacterized protein LOC116677568 isoform X2 → MMTSPQCSCISTQRLCTHFQLDLNDYLLDEKLTDDLQNADELLAELQKEKAALPARTSTSKVRWRKRDSDGNVLYARPRSRRNQSEKAGDHTPNPPCNTADHGPNSASETASKTISAECLVQDLQYSLSVSDDEIQEAAVDQGAPLASVDWSTRNALFFERWRAKRPYLVNSMLAQGNVETKICSQCGINCAAVRCRDCLPCPFLCAECDISRHNKTYILHNRDAMCAGFFQPLPPTSCVVDNAVTHCVRLLPIEMPVQICRCPPEALRVIQGKAVALVTINGRYDLNMPELSCEGCQATWTAEVDDLIQSGYWPATLNFATVYEEDLFFTFESMKMASPGMSCQAFLRMLEKRTVRFGRTGKLSSDSFQKSFFEWAAVQYEVDAICKEEQFSCPACTPAMLAVSVDGNRKLYRFKSTARSEERPIFDGVFIANDEDVTRFVDQVHTKTKHVTGKGICGGEWLAARETSCRSRSKVDEEGLELAVCRHGVLLSALNMFRGEIYAYPMFLQNQLAPKHDITFFCMDVACKYWPYLQRVCLDCPELQSLQNMRPFLSVLHAKAHDFKCEVKWSGANQDGAGSTLGEEVEQCNAFLSRIAVTTKHMSKAGRNDMLTLLSMRWNQQKFQNLANSLSQRYHKTSRALNVQLGDLETLKAKLQLQEKNMEEFVQDVKDWADDSNKCRHRIRRKIRQEKTTLQTMLAKYNSLVTPEQAVCMDHILDTEHPWPWQITQEGAVDFSTKKEVFDRVMAVRRLQEEKKILVKEIKQHWDSLKSHARVLSEWSFHQSENTQQGHLTENAKKGVTCLIRRRLRQMKELQRRARKVYLHVLSNPENDNQFFCTTDSSDEFDFSSESSDSDVDAM, encoded by the exons ATGATGACATCCCCGCAATGCTCTTGCATCTCCACTCAACGCCTCTGCACACACTTTCAACTtg ATCTGAACGATTACCTGCTTGATGAAAAACTTACTGATGACCTCCAAAATGCTGATGAACTGCTTGCTGAGCTGCAGAAAGAGAAGGCAGCACTACCAGCTAGGACATCCACGTCAAAAGTcaggtggagaaagagagacagtgatGGGAATGTACTCTATGCAAGGCCAAGGTCACGCAGGAATCAGTCAGAAAAAG CTGGTGATCACACGCCTAATCCTCCCTGCAACACTGCTGATCATGGCCCTAACTCTGCTTCAGAGACTGCTTCAAAGACCATCTCTGCTG AATGTCTTGTGCAAGATCTACAGTACTCCTTGAGTGTCTCTGATGATGAGATACAAGAAGCTGCAGTTGACCAGGGAGCTCCTCTGGCTTCTGTGGATTGGAGCACTCGTAACGCTCTCTTTTTTGAGAGATGGAGGGCAAAGAGACCTTACCTTGTAAATAGCATGCTGGCACAGGGGAACGTGGAAACAAAAATCTGCAGTCAATGTGGGATCAACTGTGCAGCTGTCAGATGCAGAGACTGCTTACCATGTCCATTCCTCTGCGCTGAATGCGACATCAGCCGGCACAACAAAACCTACATCCTTCACAACCGGGATGCTATGTGTGCTGGTTTCTTTCAGCCATTGCCTCCAACCAGTTGCGTTGTGGATAATGCTGTTACACACTGTG TACGGCTTTTGCCTATTGAGATGCCTGTCCAAATCTGTCGCTGTCCACCAGAGGCATTGAGGGTCATCCAAGGAAAGGCAGTTGCTTTGGTCACAATAAATG GACGGTATGATCTCAACATGCCAGAGCTAAGCTGCGAGGGATGCCAGGCTACTTGGACTGCAGAAGTGGATGACCTTATACAAAGTGGCTACTGGCCCGCCACCCTCAATTTTGCGACAGTTTATGAGGAAgacttattttttacttttgagagCATGAAGATGGCATCACCTGGAATGTCCTGTCAGGCATTTCTACGAATGCTTGAGAAGCGGACTGTTCGCTTTGGCCGT actGGAAAGctctcatctgacagctttcagAAAAGCTTTTTTGAATGGGCTGCTGTTCAATATGAAGTTGATGCCATTTGCAAAGAGGAGCAATTTAGCTGTCCTGCCTGCACTCCAGCAATGCTTGCCGTCTCGGTTGACGGAAACCGCAAGCTTTATCGTTTCAAGAGTACAGCACG atcAGAGGAGCGGCCGATCTTTGATGGTGTCTTCATTGCTAATGATGAAGATGTGACCAGATTTGTGGACCAAGTACACACCAAAACCAAACAT GTCACTGGAAAAGGCATTTGTGGTGGGGAGTGGTTGGCAGCCCGAGAGACTTCCTGCAGATCTAGGAGTAAGGTGGATGAGGAAGGACTGGAGCTGGCAGTTTGCAGGCACGGTGTCTTGCTGTCTGCCCTTAATATGTTTAGGGGTGAAATATATGCATACCCCATGTTCTTACAGAACCAGCTTGCGCCCAAGCACGACATAACCTTCTTCTGTATGGATGTTGCATGTAAATACTGGCCCTACCTACAGAGAGTTTGTTTGGACTGTCCAGAGCTCCAGTCTCTTCAAAACATGAGGCCCTTCCTGTCGGTTTTGCATGCTAAAGCCCATGACTTCAAATGTGAG GTAAAATGGAGTGGAGCCAACCAAGATGGGGCTGGTTCGACATTAGGGGAGGAAGTAGAGCAGTGTAATGCGTTTCTCTCCAGAATAGCGGTCACTACAAAGCACATGTCAAAAGCAG GACGCAATGACATGCTTACACTCCTCTCCATGAGATGGAACCAGCAGAAGTTTCAAAACCTGGCAAATTCTCTTTCCCAAAGATACCATAAG ACTTCTAGAGCTCTAAATGTCCAGTTGGGGGACCTGGAAACTCTGAAAGCCAAGCTTCAactgcaagaaaaaaacatggaggAATTTGTGCAAGATGTGAAAGACTGGGCAGATG ACAGCAACAAATGTCGACACAGAATTAGACGGAAAATAAGGCAAGAAAAGACCACTTTGCAGACCATGCTAGCCAAGTACAACAGCCTTGTAACACCCGAGCAAGCAGTTTGCATGGATCATATTCTGGACACAGAACATCCCTGGCCTTGGCAAATAACACAAGAAG GCGCTGTTGATTTCAGCACAAAAAAGGAAGTCTTTGATAGGGTCATGGCAGTTCGAAGGCTtcaagaggagaagaagatccTTGTCAAAGAGATCAAGCAGCACTGGGATTCTCTGAAGTCCCATGCCAGAGTCTTGTCTGAGTGGTCTTTCCATCAGAGTGAAAACACCCAACAAG gACATCTCACAGAGAATGCGAAGAAGGGTGTCACTTGCCTCATCCGCAGAAGGCTGAGGCAAATGAAAGAGCTGCAAAGGCGTGCAAGAAAAGTCTACCTGCATGTCCTGTCTAACCCAGAAAATGACAATCAGTTTTTTTGCActacagatagttcagatgaatTTGACTTTAGCTCGGAAAGTTCAGACTCCGATGTTGACGCTAtgtaa
- the LOC116677568 gene encoding uncharacterized protein LOC116677568 isoform X1, which produces MMTSPQCSCISTQRLCTHFQLDLNDYLLDEKLTDDLQNADELLAELQKEKAALPARTSTSKVRWRKRDSDGNVLYARPRSRRNQSEKAGDHTPNPPCNTADHGPNSASETASKTISAECLVQDLQYSLSVSDDEIQEAAVDQGAPLASVDWSTRNALFFERWRAKRPYLVNSMLAQGNVETKICSQCGINCAAVRCRDCLPCPFLCAECDISRHNKTYILHNRDAMCAGFFQPLPPTSCVVDNAVTHCVRLLPIEMPVQICRCPPEALRVIQGKAVALVTINGRYDLNMPELSCEGCQATWTAEVDDLIQSGYWPATLNFATVYEEDLFFTFESMKMASPGMSCQAFLRMLEKRTVRFGRTGKLSSDSFQKSFFEWAAVQYEVDAICKEEQFSCPACTPAMLAVSVDGNRKLYRFKSTARSEERPIFDGVFIANDEDVTRFVDQVHTKTKHVTGKGICGGEWLAARETSCRSRSKVDEEGLELAVCRHGVLLSALNMFRGEIYAYPMFLQNQLAPKHDITFFCMDVACKYWPYLQRVCLDCPELQSLQNMRPFLSVLHAKAHDFKCEVKWSGANQDGAGSTLGEEVEQCNAFLSRIAVTTKHMSKAGRNDMLTLLSMRWNQQKFQNLANSLSQRYHKTSRALNVQLGDLETLKAKLQLQEKNMEEFVQDVKDWADGETNHQDTTQALCQKIEALTSSIKTRSQRLYKTNDSNKCRHRIRRKIRQEKTTLQTMLAKYNSLVTPEQAVCMDHILDTEHPWPWQITQEGAVDFSTKKEVFDRVMAVRRLQEEKKILVKEIKQHWDSLKSHARVLSEWSFHQSENTQQGHLTENAKKGVTCLIRRRLRQMKELQRRARKVYLHVLSNPENDNQFFCTTDSSDEFDFSSESSDSDVDAM; this is translated from the exons ATGATGACATCCCCGCAATGCTCTTGCATCTCCACTCAACGCCTCTGCACACACTTTCAACTtg ATCTGAACGATTACCTGCTTGATGAAAAACTTACTGATGACCTCCAAAATGCTGATGAACTGCTTGCTGAGCTGCAGAAAGAGAAGGCAGCACTACCAGCTAGGACATCCACGTCAAAAGTcaggtggagaaagagagacagtgatGGGAATGTACTCTATGCAAGGCCAAGGTCACGCAGGAATCAGTCAGAAAAAG CTGGTGATCACACGCCTAATCCTCCCTGCAACACTGCTGATCATGGCCCTAACTCTGCTTCAGAGACTGCTTCAAAGACCATCTCTGCTG AATGTCTTGTGCAAGATCTACAGTACTCCTTGAGTGTCTCTGATGATGAGATACAAGAAGCTGCAGTTGACCAGGGAGCTCCTCTGGCTTCTGTGGATTGGAGCACTCGTAACGCTCTCTTTTTTGAGAGATGGAGGGCAAAGAGACCTTACCTTGTAAATAGCATGCTGGCACAGGGGAACGTGGAAACAAAAATCTGCAGTCAATGTGGGATCAACTGTGCAGCTGTCAGATGCAGAGACTGCTTACCATGTCCATTCCTCTGCGCTGAATGCGACATCAGCCGGCACAACAAAACCTACATCCTTCACAACCGGGATGCTATGTGTGCTGGTTTCTTTCAGCCATTGCCTCCAACCAGTTGCGTTGTGGATAATGCTGTTACACACTGTG TACGGCTTTTGCCTATTGAGATGCCTGTCCAAATCTGTCGCTGTCCACCAGAGGCATTGAGGGTCATCCAAGGAAAGGCAGTTGCTTTGGTCACAATAAATG GACGGTATGATCTCAACATGCCAGAGCTAAGCTGCGAGGGATGCCAGGCTACTTGGACTGCAGAAGTGGATGACCTTATACAAAGTGGCTACTGGCCCGCCACCCTCAATTTTGCGACAGTTTATGAGGAAgacttattttttacttttgagagCATGAAGATGGCATCACCTGGAATGTCCTGTCAGGCATTTCTACGAATGCTTGAGAAGCGGACTGTTCGCTTTGGCCGT actGGAAAGctctcatctgacagctttcagAAAAGCTTTTTTGAATGGGCTGCTGTTCAATATGAAGTTGATGCCATTTGCAAAGAGGAGCAATTTAGCTGTCCTGCCTGCACTCCAGCAATGCTTGCCGTCTCGGTTGACGGAAACCGCAAGCTTTATCGTTTCAAGAGTACAGCACG atcAGAGGAGCGGCCGATCTTTGATGGTGTCTTCATTGCTAATGATGAAGATGTGACCAGATTTGTGGACCAAGTACACACCAAAACCAAACAT GTCACTGGAAAAGGCATTTGTGGTGGGGAGTGGTTGGCAGCCCGAGAGACTTCCTGCAGATCTAGGAGTAAGGTGGATGAGGAAGGACTGGAGCTGGCAGTTTGCAGGCACGGTGTCTTGCTGTCTGCCCTTAATATGTTTAGGGGTGAAATATATGCATACCCCATGTTCTTACAGAACCAGCTTGCGCCCAAGCACGACATAACCTTCTTCTGTATGGATGTTGCATGTAAATACTGGCCCTACCTACAGAGAGTTTGTTTGGACTGTCCAGAGCTCCAGTCTCTTCAAAACATGAGGCCCTTCCTGTCGGTTTTGCATGCTAAAGCCCATGACTTCAAATGTGAG GTAAAATGGAGTGGAGCCAACCAAGATGGGGCTGGTTCGACATTAGGGGAGGAAGTAGAGCAGTGTAATGCGTTTCTCTCCAGAATAGCGGTCACTACAAAGCACATGTCAAAAGCAG GACGCAATGACATGCTTACACTCCTCTCCATGAGATGGAACCAGCAGAAGTTTCAAAACCTGGCAAATTCTCTTTCCCAAAGATACCATAAG ACTTCTAGAGCTCTAAATGTCCAGTTGGGGGACCTGGAAACTCTGAAAGCCAAGCTTCAactgcaagaaaaaaacatggaggAATTTGTGCAAGATGTGAAAGACTGGGCAGATG GAGAAACAAACCACCAAGACACGACACAGGCTTTGTGTCAGAAGATTGAGGCCCTCACATCAAGTATAAAAACAAGATCTCAACGCCTCTACAAAACAAAtg ACAGCAACAAATGTCGACACAGAATTAGACGGAAAATAAGGCAAGAAAAGACCACTTTGCAGACCATGCTAGCCAAGTACAACAGCCTTGTAACACCCGAGCAAGCAGTTTGCATGGATCATATTCTGGACACAGAACATCCCTGGCCTTGGCAAATAACACAAGAAG GCGCTGTTGATTTCAGCACAAAAAAGGAAGTCTTTGATAGGGTCATGGCAGTTCGAAGGCTtcaagaggagaagaagatccTTGTCAAAGAGATCAAGCAGCACTGGGATTCTCTGAAGTCCCATGCCAGAGTCTTGTCTGAGTGGTCTTTCCATCAGAGTGAAAACACCCAACAAG gACATCTCACAGAGAATGCGAAGAAGGGTGTCACTTGCCTCATCCGCAGAAGGCTGAGGCAAATGAAAGAGCTGCAAAGGCGTGCAAGAAAAGTCTACCTGCATGTCCTGTCTAACCCAGAAAATGACAATCAGTTTTTTTGCActacagatagttcagatgaatTTGACTTTAGCTCGGAAAGTTCAGACTCCGATGTTGACGCTAtgtaa